A window of Selenomonas ruminantium subsp. lactilytica TAM6421 contains these coding sequences:
- a CDS encoding DUF6033 family protein → MINNIRNQQLLSYQKSFLTGKNEGAKKQKAQEEKDPMAQYGADTKVELSADARAAYEMQVKAVKSFVEENSGGNEQKSPELSTKAQDLLGKLQDQYGDKYDFFVVDSEEDLKNFNGQGTKGYSVVFTKDELERMANDEEYAKKVMDTVDSIVGMTKKMEESGELGEGVKLKSVMISVGEDGNMKLFAQLEKMSEEQEERLEKAKEKKADEQAEKEKKAETEASPPKWAQVEGSSVDELLKNILALDWEKIAEQKQNEE, encoded by the coding sequence ATGATCAACAACATCAGGAATCAGCAGCTTTTGTCCTATCAAAAGAGTTTTCTGACGGGAAAAAATGAGGGGGCCAAAAAGCAAAAGGCGCAGGAAGAGAAAGATCCAATGGCTCAGTATGGGGCTGATACCAAAGTGGAATTGTCAGCTGATGCCCGGGCTGCTTATGAAATGCAGGTCAAAGCTGTAAAGTCTTTTGTGGAAGAAAACAGTGGCGGCAATGAACAGAAATCGCCGGAATTGTCCACCAAAGCTCAGGATCTGTTGGGAAAATTGCAGGATCAGTATGGCGATAAATACGATTTCTTCGTCGTGGATTCAGAAGAGGATTTAAAGAATTTCAATGGTCAGGGCACAAAGGGATATTCCGTGGTTTTCACCAAGGATGAACTGGAGCGCATGGCCAACGATGAAGAATATGCCAAGAAGGTTATGGATACCGTAGATTCCATTGTCGGTATGACCAAGAAGATGGAAGAAAGCGGCGAGCTGGGTGAAGGTGTAAAACTCAAGAGCGTGATGATCTCCGTCGGGGAAGATGGCAATATGAAGCTTTTTGCCCAGCTGGAGAAGATGAGCGAGGAGCAGGAAGAGCGTCTGGAAAAGGCCAAGGAGAAGAAGGCGGACGAACAGGCTGAGAAGGAGAAAAAGGCAGAAACGGAAGCATCGCCGCCCAAATGGGCACAGGTGGAGGGCAGTTCTGTAGATGAGCTGCTGAAAAATATACTGGCGCTGGATTGGGAGAAGATTGCCGAACAGAAACAAAACGAGGAATAA
- the groL gene encoding chaperonin GroEL (60 kDa chaperone family; promotes refolding of misfolded polypeptides especially under stressful conditions; forms two stacked rings of heptamers to form a barrel-shaped 14mer; ends can be capped by GroES; misfolded proteins enter the barrel where they are refolded when GroES binds), with the protein MAKQILFDEEARRALGRGVDALANAVKVTLGPKGRNVVLEKKFGAPTITNDGVTIARDIELEDAFENMGAQLVKEVATKTNDIAGDGTTTATLLAQAMIHEGMRNVVAGANPMIIKKGIDKAVAALVDEIQSKAKTIESKADIAQVATISSANEETGELIAEAMEKVGKDGVITVEESKSMATNLSVVEGMQFDRGYISPYLVTDTDKMEAVLDDPYILITDRKISAIADILPILEQVVKQGKQLAVIAEDVDGEALTTIVVNKLRGTFKALAVKAPGFGDRRKAMLEDIAILTGGTVISEELGRKLDSVTLEDLGRARQIRSTKEETTIVDGVGDKDAIAARVAQIKKQIAETTSDFDKEKLQERLAKLAGGVAVIEIGAATEVEMKDKKYRIEDALNATRAAVEEGIVAGGGTTFIDILPALDKLNVEGDEKVGVNIVRRAIEEPVRQIANNAGLEGSVVVEEVKKAGEGIGFNALKNEYVDMIKAGIVDPAKVTRSALQNAASIASMVLTTETLVADKPEEKPAMPAGGAPGMGMPGMM; encoded by the coding sequence ATGGCTAAACAGATTCTGTTTGACGAAGAAGCTCGCCGCGCTCTGGGCCGCGGTGTAGATGCACTGGCTAATGCCGTAAAAGTAACCCTTGGCCCTAAAGGCCGTAACGTTGTGCTCGAAAAGAAATTCGGCGCACCGACCATTACCAACGATGGTGTGACCATTGCTCGTGACATCGAGCTGGAAGATGCTTTTGAAAACATGGGCGCTCAGCTCGTGAAGGAAGTTGCGACCAAGACCAACGATATCGCTGGTGACGGTACGACGACGGCAACCCTGCTGGCTCAGGCTATGATCCATGAAGGTATGCGCAACGTTGTTGCCGGCGCAAACCCGATGATCATCAAAAAGGGTATCGACAAGGCTGTAGCTGCTCTGGTTGACGAAATCCAGTCCAAGGCTAAGACCATCGAAAGCAAGGCTGACATCGCTCAGGTTGCTACGATTTCTTCTGCTAACGAAGAAACCGGTGAACTCATTGCTGAAGCTATGGAAAAAGTCGGCAAAGACGGCGTTATCACGGTGGAAGAATCCAAGTCCATGGCTACGAACCTCTCCGTTGTGGAAGGCATGCAGTTCGACCGTGGCTACATCTCCCCGTACCTCGTAACGGATACGGACAAGATGGAAGCTGTTCTCGATGATCCGTATATCCTGATCACGGACCGCAAGATCTCCGCTATCGCTGACATCCTGCCGATCCTGGAACAGGTTGTAAAACAGGGCAAGCAGCTGGCTGTCATCGCTGAAGATGTGGACGGCGAAGCTCTGACGACGATCGTGGTTAACAAGCTCCGCGGCACCTTCAAGGCTCTGGCTGTGAAGGCTCCTGGCTTCGGTGACCGCCGCAAGGCAATGCTCGAAGATATCGCTATCCTCACGGGTGGTACGGTTATCAGCGAAGAACTTGGCCGTAAGCTCGACAGCGTGACGCTGGAAGACCTCGGTCGTGCCCGCCAGATCCGTTCCACGAAGGAAGAGACCACGATCGTGGATGGTGTAGGCGATAAGGATGCTATCGCAGCTCGCGTAGCTCAGATCAAGAAGCAGATTGCCGAAACGACTTCTGACTTCGACAAGGAAAAACTCCAGGAACGTCTGGCTAAACTGGCTGGCGGCGTAGCTGTTATTGAAATCGGCGCTGCTACCGAAGTGGAAATGAAGGACAAGAAGTACCGCATCGAAGATGCCCTTAACGCAACCCGCGCTGCTGTTGAAGAAGGTATCGTAGCAGGTGGCGGCACGACCTTCATCGACATCCTGCCAGCTCTGGACAAACTCAACGTGGAAGGCGACGAAAAGGTCGGCGTGAACATCGTTCGCCGTGCCATCGAAGAACCGGTTCGCCAGATTGCCAACAACGCTGGCCTCGAAGGCTCCGTTGTGGTTGAAGAAGTAAAGAAGGCTGGCGAAGGTATCGGCTTCAACGCCCTCAAGAATGAGTACGTTGACATGATCAAAGCTGGTATCGTTGACCCGGCTAAGGTTACCCGTTCTGCCCTGCAGAACGCTGCTTCCATCGCTTCCATGGTTCTGACCACGGAAACCCTGGTTGCTGATAAGCCGGAAGAAAAACCGGCTATGCCGGCTGGCGGTGCCCCGGGCATGGGCATGCCGGGCATGATGTAA
- a CDS encoding VanW family protein, with product MNIANISNQSLGKIVALATLGTVLSIFAIGCISVTVSNKDKIVMGVQSDGHTIAGLTKAEARKYFAKLADSKLQRKAAVLSYKERIFQIDPSDINLHGNVDEATEAAYNIGRDGTPMENMLNQMRYAIFGKTVTMDASFDENLLNDKLSEIKKAIDTQPVNGTVTLQADGSIHKTHAITGLNLDITPLAAELAPDFKTFNLTVQKELTPAEQPPFVQDTDLAAMDGILGSYTTRFYPGDRGDNIGLAASHLQGALIRSGSTLSFNSIVGPRTRDAGYKNAGVIVYGEHAIDVGGGVCQVSSTLYNAVLLAGLTPVERTGHFASSSYVPAGRDATVADGLIDFVFRNPLPHPVYLTVANSGSALTVYVLGTKADLAGKSIALVTEGSTMRPSLYRLWMQNGEVVEREFLHTDAYEPLKNT from the coding sequence ATGAATATAGCGAATATATCCAATCAATCCTTGGGCAAGATTGTAGCATTGGCTACTCTGGGCACTGTTCTTTCTATCTTCGCCATCGGCTGCATTTCCGTTACCGTCTCCAATAAGGACAAGATCGTCATGGGCGTACAGTCTGACGGTCATACGATTGCTGGCCTGACCAAGGCCGAGGCGCGTAAGTACTTTGCCAAGCTCGCCGACAGCAAGCTGCAGCGCAAAGCGGCTGTCCTCAGCTATAAGGAGCGGATCTTTCAGATCGATCCATCCGATATCAACCTTCATGGCAACGTGGACGAAGCCACTGAGGCAGCCTATAACATAGGGCGCGACGGAACCCCGATGGAAAACATGCTCAATCAGATGCGCTATGCCATCTTCGGCAAAACCGTTACCATGGATGCCAGTTTCGATGAGAATCTGCTGAATGACAAATTATCAGAAATCAAAAAAGCCATCGACACCCAGCCCGTGAACGGTACTGTTACCCTGCAAGCTGATGGCAGCATCCACAAAACACATGCCATCACGGGACTCAACCTGGATATCACGCCGCTTGCCGCAGAACTTGCGCCGGATTTCAAGACCTTTAACCTGACGGTGCAAAAAGAGCTGACACCCGCTGAACAGCCTCCTTTTGTGCAGGATACGGATCTGGCCGCTATGGATGGCATCCTGGGCTCCTACACCACCCGGTTCTATCCCGGCGACCGCGGGGACAATATCGGGCTGGCAGCCAGCCACCTGCAGGGCGCACTGATCCGCAGCGGCTCCACCCTGTCCTTCAATTCCATTGTCGGTCCCCGTACCCGCGATGCCGGTTATAAGAATGCCGGAGTTATCGTCTACGGTGAACACGCCATTGATGTGGGCGGCGGTGTCTGTCAGGTAAGTTCTACGCTTTACAATGCCGTTTTGCTGGCAGGCCTTACACCAGTGGAACGGACAGGTCATTTTGCCTCATCGAGCTATGTTCCCGCCGGCCGGGATGCGACCGTGGCCGACGGCCTGATCGACTTTGTCTTCCGCAACCCCCTGCCCCATCCTGTTTACCTGACCGTTGCCAACAGTGGCAGCGCCCTGACCGTTTACGTCTTGGGAACGAAAGCCGATCTGGCGGGCAAGAGCATTGCACTGGTCACCGAGGGCAGTACCATGCGGCCTTCACTTTATCGCTTATGGATGCAGAATGGTGAAGTGGTCGAACGGGAATTCCTTCATACGGATGCCTATGAG
- the groES gene encoding co-chaperone GroES, whose product MIKPLGERVVIEVAEGDVKTASGIVLPDTAKEKPQKGTVVAVGTGKLLENGERAAMEVKAGDAVVFSKYSGSEVKVDGKDYLIVRESDILAIL is encoded by the coding sequence ATGATTAAGCCATTGGGCGAAAGAGTTGTCATCGAAGTTGCTGAAGGCGATGTAAAGACCGCCAGCGGAATTGTCCTGCCGGATACGGCTAAGGAAAAGCCCCAGAAGGGCACGGTTGTAGCTGTGGGCACTGGCAAGCTTCTCGAGAACGGCGAGCGCGCTGCTATGGAAGTCAAGGCTGGCGATGCAGTTGTCTTCTCTAAATATTCCGGTTCCGAAGTCAAGGTTGACGGTAAGGATTATCTGATTGTCCGCGAGAGCGACATTCTGGCAATTCTCTGA
- a CDS encoding NYN domain-containing protein, producing the protein MTLDSSTEVVAILYDIENAPFEMLNYTLGKARRYQPCRTIVVSDWEARPEQKRWEKLMRRPGFTFRQISRTYQGKNSLDSAIYDSAKLLYDEGVRRFFIITTDSDFVKIAEYLNSDTPSYIIGVGTKQASETLRNAYDEFMVYPPEEKKTVRKAKTAGKDENKPESKPAKAAKPVKAAKENKSAKPVQEVKEGMTAKTGKTTKTAKAVGKTKQQEPAVSLPEGNLTVKLPRTLRESLQERQTAEGVSMDELVTYLLMRGMARWVED; encoded by the coding sequence ATGACTTTAGATTCCAGTACAGAAGTTGTAGCAATATTATATGATATTGAAAATGCCCCATTTGAGATGCTGAATTATACCTTGGGCAAAGCACGCCGGTATCAGCCCTGCCGTACGATTGTGGTGTCGGATTGGGAGGCACGCCCGGAGCAGAAGCGCTGGGAGAAATTGATGCGGCGGCCGGGATTTACCTTCCGCCAGATCAGCCGGACATACCAGGGGAAGAATTCGCTGGATTCGGCGATTTATGATTCGGCGAAGCTGCTTTATGACGAAGGGGTGAGACGTTTCTTCATCATAACCACGGATTCCGATTTCGTGAAGATTGCCGAATACCTGAATTCCGATACGCCGTCCTATATTATCGGTGTGGGCACGAAACAGGCCAGTGAGACGCTGCGCAACGCCTATGACGAGTTCATGGTTTATCCGCCGGAGGAAAAAAAGACGGTTCGCAAGGCCAAAACTGCCGGCAAGGACGAGAACAAGCCGGAAAGTAAGCCAGCTAAAGCTGCTAAGCCTGTTAAGGCTGCGAAAGAAAATAAATCGGCTAAGCCCGTGCAGGAAGTGAAAGAAGGCATGACTGCAAAAACGGGAAAGACGACAAAGACGGCAAAAGCAGTTGGCAAGACAAAGCAGCAGGAACCGGCAGTATCGTTGCCAGAAGGCAATTTGACGGTCAAACTGCCCCGTACCTTGCGGGAATCCCTGCAGGAGCGGCAGACGGCAGAGGGCGTCTCCATGGACGAATTGGTAACGTATTTGCTGATGCGGGGCATGGCCCGCTGGGTGGAGGACTAA